From Cupriavidus oxalaticus:
CGGCGCGCGTGCGCGCGCTCTCGACCACACGCCATGGCGGCGTCAGCCAGGGACCGTACGGGCTTGCCGGCGGCATGCCGGGCGGGCTCAACCTGGGCACGCATGTGGGCGACGATCCGGCGGACGTCGCGCGCAATCGGGAACGGCTGGCCGCGCACCTGCCGTCGATGCCGCGCTGGCTTGACCAGGTGCATGGCTGCGCCGTGGTCACGGCCGGCCACGTGGCCGGTGCAGGCGATCGGGCCCCGCAGGCCGATGCCAGTGTCGCGAGCGCACCGGGCCATGTCTGCGCCGTGATGACGGCCGACTGCTTGCCGGTCCTGCTGTGCGATGCGCAAGGCACGGTGGTGGGTGCGGCGCACGCCGGCTGGCGCGGGCTGTGCAATGGCGTTATCGAAGCCACGCTGGCCCGCATGCAGGCCGCGGCCGGCGGTCAGGACCAGCGCTGGCTGGCGTGGCTGGGTCCGGCCATCGGGCCGGATGCGTTCGAGGTCGGCGCCGAGGTGCGCGACGCCTTCCTGGCGCAGGCGCATGCCGGCGAGCAGGCCGCTGTTGCGGCGGCTTTCCGTGCCGGTGCCCCGGGCAAGTACCTGGCCGACATCTATGCACTCGCGCGCACGCGGCTGGCACGGGCCGGCTGCACCGAGGTGTATGGCGGTGATGCCTGCACCGTCACCGACGCAGCGCGCTTCTACTCCTATCGCCGCGACGGCGTGACCGGCCGCATGGCCAGCCTGGTCTGGCTGGCCGACTGAGGCGTCAGTCCTACTTCTCCGGCGGTGTTTCCGCCACCGGCGGCGCATTGCCGCCGGCCTGCGCCGCGCGCTCGGCTTGCGCTTTGCGCCGCCGCCGCGCCGGCGTGCCCAGGATGTACAGCACCAGTGCCACCGGCGCCAGCCCATAGAACACGAACGTGGCGACGCCCGCCACCACCGTGTGCTCGGTGATCGCCATCATCAGCGCGACATAGAGCCAGCCAATGGCTACGATGTACATAAAATTTTCATCCTTCTCGCCTATCCTGCGGAGCCTCGGCGGAGGCAGGCGCGGCATACCGTCCGGTAGGTCGGGGAGCCCGTTTCGCCAGGACGGATTTCCACATTGACAGTACATACGTTGCAAGGCAACAATGGCCTCAAATGTCTCGGGATCGCTGACGATTCCAAGGGTTTTTGCCGGCAAGCATACCGCATGGCGTTGCCAGCCAGAGCGCCGCGGTAGCCGGTAAAAAGGGAGTTGCTATCGGGATGGGCGGAATCCGCCGCGCAAGCGCGGCGCCGGGGTTCCGGCGAATTATCTGGCTAGCCTGCCCGGTTCGGGTGAGGCGCGCGCCGGGTCCATCCGGATAGCATCTCCCAATGCAAAAGTGCCGGCCAGGGCAATGCCCGGAGCCGGTTCGTATAGTGACGGCAGAGAGACAATTCACATCATGGCGACCGGCAAAGGTGCGGCAGCTTCCATCCAGGAAGGCAAGTCCCAACCGTTCAAGTTCACGCCGGGGCCATTCGATCCAGCCACATGGCTGGAATGGTCCCGCCAGTGGCAGGGCACAGGAGGTAACGGCCATGCGGCCGTCGCAGGCATTCCGGGCCTGGACGCGCTCGCAGGCATGAAGATCGCCCCGGCGCAACTGGGCGATATCCAGAAGCGCTACATGAACGACTTCGTGGCCTTGTGGCAGGCCATGGCCGAGGGTAATCCCGACGCCGCGGGGCCGCTGCATGACCGGCGCTTCGCCGGCGAGGCGTGGCGCAATAACGTTCCTTATCGCTTCGCCGCCGCGTTCTACCTGCTCAACGCACGCGCCATGACCGAGCTGGCCGACGCTGTCGAGGCCGATGCCAAGACACGCCAGCGCATCCGCTTTGCGATCTCGCAATGGGTCGATGCCATGTCGCCGGCCAATTTCCTGGTCACCAACCCCGAAGCGCAGCGGCTGCTGATCGAATCGGGCGGCGAATCGCTGCGCGCCGGCGTGCGCAACATGCTCGAAGACCTGACGCGCGGCAAGATTTCGCAGACCGACGAGACCGCGTTCGAGGTCGGCCGCAACGTTGCAGTGACCGAAGGTGCGGTGGTCTATGAAAACGAATACTTCCAGCTGCTGCAATACAAGCCGCTGACCGCCAAGGTCCATGCGCGCCCGCTGCTGCTGGTGCCGCCGTGCATCAACAAGTACTACATCCTCGACCTGCAGCCGGAAAGCTCGCTGGTGCGGCATGCGGTGGAGCAGGGCCATACGGTGTTCCTGGTGTCGTGGCGCAATCCCGATGCCAGCCTTGCGGCCGCCACCTGGGACGATTACATCGAGCACGGCGCCATCAAGGCCATCGAGGTTGCGCGCGATATCGGCGGCCAGGACCAGATCAACGTGCTGGGCTTCTGCGTGGGCGGCACCATCGTCTCGACCGCGCTGGCAGTGCTGGCCGCGCGCGGCGAGCATCCGGCCTCGAGCCTGACGCTGCTGACCACGCTGCTCGATTTCGCCGATACCGGCATCCTCGACGTGTTCGTGGACGAAGCCCATGTGCAGCTGCGCGAAGCCACGCTGGGCGGTGGTGCCGGCGCACCCTGCTCGCTGCTGCGCGGGCTGGAGCTGGCCAATACCTTCTCGTTCCTGCGCCCGAACGACCTGGTGTGGAACTACGTGGTCGACAACTACCTGAAGGGCAACACGCCGGTGCCGTTCGACCTGCTGTTCTGGAATGGCGACGCCACCAACCTGCCGGGCCCGTGGTACTGCTGGTACCTGCGCCACACCTACCTGCAGGACGAGCTGAAGGTGCCCAACAAGCTGACCGTGTGCAACGTGCCGGTCGACCTGGGCAGCATCGACACGCCGACGTATCTCTACGGCTCGCGCGAGGACCATATCGTGCCGTGGACCGCCGCCTATGCCTCGACCGCGCTGCTGAAGAACAAGGTGCGCTTCGTGCTGGGCGCATCCGGGCATATCGCTGGCGTGATCAACCCGCCGGCCAAGAACAAGCGCAGCCACTGGACCAACGACAAGCTGGCGGCATCGCCGCAGCAATGGCTGGCCGATGCCACCGAGCACCACGGCAGCTGGTGGCCAGACTGGATGGCATGGCTTGCCGGCCATGCCGGTGCCAAGCGCGCCGCGCCCGCCGAGTACGGCAACGCGCGCTATCCCGTGATCGAACCCGCGCCTGGGCGTTACGTCAAAGCCAAGGCATGATGCTTGCATGATGGCCGGGCCGCCACACTGGCGGCATCGGCTGCCGCGCAGGCTTTCCATTTCCATCGAAAGGACTACACCATGACTGACGTTGTCATCGTTTCCGCGGCCCGTACCGCAGTAGGCAAGTTTGGCGGATCGCTGGCCAAGATCCCGGCCCCCGAACTGGGCGCAGTAGTCATCAAGGCGGCGCTGGAGCGTGCCGGCATCAAGCCGGAACAAGTCAGCGAAGTCATCATGGGCCAGGTGCTCGCCGCCGGCTCGGGCCAGAACCCGGCGCGCCAGGCGTCGATCAAGGCCGGCCTGCCGGCTATGGTGCCGGCCATGACCATCAACAAGGTTTGCGGCTCGGGCCTGAAGGCCGTGATGCTGGCGGCCAATGCCATCGCTGCCGGCGACGCCGAGATCGTGGTGGCCGGCGGCCAGGAAAACATGAGCGCCGCTCCGCACGTGCTGCCGGGCTCGCGCGACGGCTTCCGCATGGGCGATACCAAGCTGGTCGACACCATGATCGTCGATGGCCTGTGGGATGTGTACAACCAGTACCACATGGGCATTACCGCCGAGAACGTCGCCAAGGAATACGGCATCACGCGCGAGGCGCAGGATGAATTTGCCGTCGGCTCGCAGAACAAGGCCGAGGCCGCGCAGAAGGCCGGCAAGTTCGACGAGGAAATCGTGCCGGTGCTGATCCCGCAGCGCAAGGGTGACCCGGTCGCGTTCAAGACCGACGAGTTTGTCCGCCAAGGCGCCACGCTGGACAGCATGTCCGGCCTGAAGCCCGCCTTCGACAAGGCCGGCTCGGTGACCGCGGCAAATGCCTCGGGCCTGAACGACGGCGCCGCCGCGGTGGTGGTGATGTCGGCGGCCAAGGCCAAGGAACTGGGCCTGACGCCGCTGGCCACGATCAAGAGCTTCGCCAACGCCGGCGTCGATCCCAAGGTGATGGGCATGGGCCCGGTGCCGGCTTCCAAGCGCGCGCTGTCGCGTGCCGGCTGGACGCCGCAGGACCTCGACCTGATGGAAATCAACGAGGCCTTTGCCGCGCAGGCGCTGGCGGTGCACCAGCAGATGGGCTGGGATACCTCCAAGGTCAACGTCAACGGCGGCGCCATCGCCATCGGTCACCCGATTGGTGCATCGGGCTGCCGTATCCTGGTGACGCTGCTGCACGAGATGAAGCGCCGCGACGCCAAGAAGGGCCTGGCCTCGCTGTGCATCGGCGGCGGCATGGGCGTGGCGCTGGCGGTTGAGCGCAACTGATCCGCAACCAGTTCGGTATCAAGCGGCAACGAATCAGCAGTAGGCCGGGCCAGCGGTCCTCGCGGGCCCGGCAACGATAACGAAGAGCCAATCAAGGAGTGGACATGACTCAGCGCATTGCGTATGTGACCGGCGGCATGGGCGGCATCGGGACCGCCATTTGCCAGCGCCTGGCCAAGGATGGCTTTCGTGTGGTGGCCGGCTGCGGCCCCAACTCGCCGCGCCGTGAAAAGTGGATCGAGCAGCAGAAGGCGCTCGGTTTCGATTTCGTTGCCTCGGAAGGCAACGTTGCCGACTGGGATTCGACCAAGGCCGCTTTCGACAAAGTCAAGGCCGAGGTTGGCGAGGTCGATGTGCTGATCAACAACGCCGGCATCACGCGCGACGTGGTGTTCCGCAAGATGACGCGCGCCGACTGGGATGCGGTGATCGACACCAACCTGACCTCGCTGTTCAACGTCACCAAGCAGGTGATCGACGGCATGGTCGACCGTGGCTGGGGCCGGATCGTCAATATCTCGTCGGTGAACGGCCAGAAGGGCCAGTTCGGCCAGACCAACTACTCCACCGCCAAGGCCGGCCTGCACGGCTTCACCATGGCGCTGGCGCAGGAAGTGGCGACCAAGGGTGTGACGGTCAACACCGTTTCGCCGGGCTATATCGCCACCGACATGGTCAAGGCGATCCGCCAGGACGTGCTCGACAAGATCGTCGCCACGATCCCGGTGAAGCGCCTGGGCGAGCCGGACGAGATCGCTTCGATCTGCGCCTGGCTGTCGTCCGATGAGTCCGGTTTCTCGACCGGCGCCGACTTCTCGCTGAACGGCGGCCTGCACATGGGCTGACCTGCCGGCGTGATCGGCAACCGCGCCGGCGGCCGCATTTTGCGGTGCAGCCAGCGCGGCGCACAAGGCGGCGGAGGTTTGGTTTCGCTGTCTCTTTCGCGGGCCGCAAGGGCCCGCGAATCATTTCCGCGCAGCGGTTTGTCTGCCGATTTGGCGTGGGTTTACCGGGTTTTCCTTAAGCTGGGTCGCTTTTCTTAGTGCTGTGTTGGGCATAGAATCAGGGCAGCGGCGCAGCCAGCACCATAGTCGTGCAGTGCGGCCCTCGCGGGGGCGAGGTGGCGAAGCCGCAACGCGCAGCCATGCGCGAACACGCCGCGGCAAGCCGACACGACAAACACAGATGGCGCAGGCGGTACCGATTTGCGCAGTGCACCCCATGCGGTGCAGCAGCGCGCAATCAGCGACGACACAAGGACAGAGCACCGATGGCCACGACCAAAAAAGGCGCAGAGCGACTGATCAAGAAGTATCCGAACCGCAGGCTCTACGACACCCAGACCAGCACCTATATCACCCTGGCTGACGTCAAGCAGCTGGTCATGGATTCCGAAGAATTCAAGGTCGTTGACGCCAAGTCGGGGGATGAACTGACCCGCAGCATCTTGCTGCAGATCATCCTTGAAGAAGAGACCGGCGGCGTGCCGATGTTCTCCAGTGCCATGCTGTCGCAGATCATCCGGTTCTACGGCCATGCCATGCAGGGCATGATGGGCACCTACCTGGAAAAGAACATCCAGGCCTTTATCGATATCCAGAACAAGCTGGCCGAGAATTCCAAGGGCCTGTATTCGGGCGAGGCCTTCAGCCCCGACATGTGGTCGCAGTTCATGAACATGCAGGGCCCGATGATGCAGGGCATGATGAGCAACTACATCGAGCAGAGCAAGAACCTGTTCGTGCAGATGCAGGAACAGATGCAGAACCAGGCCAAGAATATGTTCGGGACGTTCCCGTTCAACCAGCCGGACAAGAAGTAATCGACGTGGCGGCGGGCCGTTCGGCCTGCCGCTTTTCCTGTGCGCTGTCGATAAACAGCCCCGTCGTGCAGCGCAGCGGCCAAAGCGGTTAAAATGCCGACCTCCTGAACTGGCGGCTCATTTGCGGACTCGCCTGCATAGCGCGAATCCCGATGCCTTCCAGAATCCACCGTCCTTGCCATTTATGCGCCCGCGAAGCCGGCGCACGCCGCCTGGCGCACTCCTGATCATGAGCCGGCTGATCCTCGCTCCGATGGAGGGGCTTGCGGACTACGTCCTGCGCGACGTGCTGACTGGCCTTGGCGGCTACGACGGCTGCGTGTCGGAGTTCGTGCGGGTGACGGGCTCGCTGCTTCCCGCCCGTGTCTATGAGCGCGATACGCCCGAAACCCTGCAGGGCGGCTACACCAACAGCGGTACGCCGATGGTGATCCAGCTGCTAGGCAGCGACCCAGAATGGCTGGCGCGCAATGCCGCGTATGCCGCGACCTTGTCGCCCCACGGCATCGACCTGAATTTCG
This genomic window contains:
- a CDS encoding 3-ketoacyl-ACP reductase, whose translation is MTQRIAYVTGGMGGIGTAICQRLAKDGFRVVAGCGPNSPRREKWIEQQKALGFDFVASEGNVADWDSTKAAFDKVKAEVGEVDVLINNAGITRDVVFRKMTRADWDAVIDTNLTSLFNVTKQVIDGMVDRGWGRIVNISSVNGQKGQFGQTNYSTAKAGLHGFTMALAQEVATKGVTVNTVSPGYIATDMVKAIRQDVLDKIVATIPVKRLGEPDEIASICAWLSSDESGFSTGADFSLNGGLHMG
- the phaC gene encoding class I poly(R)-hydroxyalkanoic acid synthase gives rise to the protein MATGKGAAASIQEGKSQPFKFTPGPFDPATWLEWSRQWQGTGGNGHAAVAGIPGLDALAGMKIAPAQLGDIQKRYMNDFVALWQAMAEGNPDAAGPLHDRRFAGEAWRNNVPYRFAAAFYLLNARAMTELADAVEADAKTRQRIRFAISQWVDAMSPANFLVTNPEAQRLLIESGGESLRAGVRNMLEDLTRGKISQTDETAFEVGRNVAVTEGAVVYENEYFQLLQYKPLTAKVHARPLLLVPPCINKYYILDLQPESSLVRHAVEQGHTVFLVSWRNPDASLAAATWDDYIEHGAIKAIEVARDIGGQDQINVLGFCVGGTIVSTALAVLAARGEHPASSLTLLTTLLDFADTGILDVFVDEAHVQLREATLGGGAGAPCSLLRGLELANTFSFLRPNDLVWNYVVDNYLKGNTPVPFDLLFWNGDATNLPGPWYCWYLRHTYLQDELKVPNKLTVCNVPVDLGSIDTPTYLYGSREDHIVPWTAAYASTALLKNKVRFVLGASGHIAGVINPPAKNKRSHWTNDKLAASPQQWLADATEHHGSWWPDWMAWLAGHAGAKRAAPAEYGNARYPVIEPAPGRYVKAKA
- the phaR gene encoding polyhydroxyalkanoate synthesis repressor PhaR; protein product: MATTKKGAERLIKKYPNRRLYDTQTSTYITLADVKQLVMDSEEFKVVDAKSGDELTRSILLQIILEEETGGVPMFSSAMLSQIIRFYGHAMQGMMGTYLEKNIQAFIDIQNKLAENSKGLYSGEAFSPDMWSQFMNMQGPMMQGMMSNYIEQSKNLFVQMQEQMQNQAKNMFGTFPFNQPDKK
- the pgeF gene encoding peptidoglycan editing factor PgeF, which codes for MSATPDSQWLVPGWSAPARVRALSTTRHGGVSQGPYGLAGGMPGGLNLGTHVGDDPADVARNRERLAAHLPSMPRWLDQVHGCAVVTAGHVAGAGDRAPQADASVASAPGHVCAVMTADCLPVLLCDAQGTVVGAAHAGWRGLCNGVIEATLARMQAAAGGQDQRWLAWLGPAIGPDAFEVGAEVRDAFLAQAHAGEQAAVAAAFRAGAPGKYLADIYALARTRLARAGCTEVYGGDACTVTDAARFYSYRRDGVTGRMASLVWLAD
- a CDS encoding acetyl-CoA C-acetyltransferase — translated: MTDVVIVSAARTAVGKFGGSLAKIPAPELGAVVIKAALERAGIKPEQVSEVIMGQVLAAGSGQNPARQASIKAGLPAMVPAMTINKVCGSGLKAVMLAANAIAAGDAEIVVAGGQENMSAAPHVLPGSRDGFRMGDTKLVDTMIVDGLWDVYNQYHMGITAENVAKEYGITREAQDEFAVGSQNKAEAAQKAGKFDEEIVPVLIPQRKGDPVAFKTDEFVRQGATLDSMSGLKPAFDKAGSVTAANASGLNDGAAAVVVMSAAKAKELGLTPLATIKSFANAGVDPKVMGMGPVPASKRALSRAGWTPQDLDLMEINEAFAAQALAVHQQMGWDTSKVNVNGGAIAIGHPIGASGCRILVTLLHEMKRRDAKKGLASLCIGGGMGVALAVERN